The genome window AAAGTATTTGCAATAACATTAGCTTGAGTTGAACTTTCTTGCAGTCGATCGTTAATTTCATCAAAATTTTCGATAGCGGCATTCTCATGGTTAAATACTTTAACCACTTTTTGACCATGAATCATCTCTTCAATGAACCCGTTTTCTTCGCCCAAATCTTTTTGCTGTTCAGTAAAATATTTTCCGCTTTTACTGGTTAAAGATTTAGTGATGAAAAACATAATTGTAAGTGTAAAAACCACAAAAAGTGTTAATGCAGGGCTGATGCTAATCATTGCAATAAAAATGGAAATAAACATAATTGCAGATAAACCAAGGTTCGGAATACTTTGGGAAATCATTTGGCGCAAGGTATCTGTATCGTTAGTAAAGTGGCTCATAATGTCACCGTGTGAGTTCTGATCAAAATAACTTACAGGAAGATTTTCTAAGTTCTTAAACATTTGGTTTCGAATTTTTTGTTGCGTTCCCTCACTTATTTTAACCATCAAAAGGTTAAAACCCAAGCTGGCGAAAATTCCTGCCAAATAAACAAAACCCATTGTCGTAATTGCTTTTAATAAGCCAGAAAAATTGGGATTATTTTGCTTTAAAAGTGGCGTAATGTATTGGTCAATGACCGTCTGAAGAAAAAGTGCTCCTGATACGTTAGCGTACGCGCTAATTATGATCAAAACAAAGACAATAGTCATCCTAAGTTTGTTTTTCTCCAAGAGATATCCGATTAATCGCCCAAATGTTTTCAGAGGATGATGGGGGCGATTAATAATTTTTTTACTTGCCTGCACTTTGACCAAATCCTTTCTGCTGAGATTGATAAATTTCTTGATAAATTCGATTAGTTTTTAACAGTTCGTCACTTGTCCCGATTTGATTGATTTCACCGTCATCTAAGACAACGATCCGATCAGCATCTTCAATTGATGAAATCCGTTGAGAAATAATAAAAGTTGTAGTTCCAGGAATTGTTTCACGTAAACCTTTTTTGATTTCTCGATCAGTTTTCGTATCAACGGCGCTGGTTGAATCATCTAAAATTAAAATTTTAGGTTTCTTAAGTAATGCTCTAGCTATAGTTAACCTTTGTTTTTGTCCGCCCGAAACATTTGTTCCGCCCTGAGAAATCATCGTATCGTATTTTTCAGGAAATTCTTGGACAAATCCATCTGCTTGAGCAATTTTTGCTGCAGAAATTACTTCATCATCTGTAGCTTGAGAGTTACCCCATTTTAAATTTTCTTTAATAGTCCCATGAAAAAGTACATTATTTTGAAGTACCATGCCAACTTGATCACGCAATGCTACTAAATCATAATTTTTCACGTTCAGACCGCCCACTTTAATTTCACCATCGGTTACATCGTAAAGTCGCGCAATTAGTTGAACCAAAGTTGACTTAGCACTTCCTGTTCCTCCTAAGATTCCAATCAACTCTCCTGGTTGAACTTTGAGATTAATATTTTTTAAAACAAGATTGTTCATTTCATTTTGATAACTAAAACTCACATCTTTAAATTCAACACTGCTGTTTGGGATTTTTGTCACGGGGTTTGCTGGATTTTTTATATCGCTTTGTTCAGATAACACTTCAACAACACGCTCAACAGAAGGTCGAGACATCAAAATCATGACAAAAATCATTGACATCATATTTAAATTGATTAAAATTTCCATCGTATAACTGAACATGCTTAAAAGCTGCCCCTCAGTAAATCCTTTTCCATCAACGATAAATTGCGCACCGAACCAAGAGATTAAAAGCATACAGGTATAAACAGCCACTTGTAGAATTGGCATATTAAAAGCCACAATTTGTTCAGCTTTCATAAAAGTTTGATAGATTTTTTTTGAAACTTCATTGAATTTTTCTTCCTGTTCATCTTCTCTTACATATGATTTAACTGCTCTTATGCCTTGTAGATTTTCTGAAACAACGTTATTTAATTTGTCATAAATCCGAAAAACAACATTAAACAAAGGATGAGCAAAATGAATGACAATTCCCATCCCAATCACCAAAAACGGAATAACCCACAAATAAATTTGTGCTAATTGTGGATTAATAAAAAAAGTCACAATTAAAGCAAAAATAATCATTAAGGGACTTCTAACAATAATTCTAATCCCCATCTGATAAGCATTTTGGATATTGGTAACGTCGGTTGTCATCCGGGTGACTAAACTTGAAGGAGAAAAACGATCAATATTAGAAAATGAGAACGTTTGAATTCGCGCAAAAATATTGTGCCTCAGATTACGAGCAAATCCGACCGCAACTTCAGCACTTGTTCGAACAGACTTAACTCCAAAATAAAAAGACAAAGCCGCACACACAACTAACGCAAGACCATTTGTTAAAAGAGCTTGACGATTTCCTTTGTTGATCCCCTGATCAATTAGTATTGCCATAATCATCGGAGTAATAACATCCATCGCTGCTTCTCCTGTAACATAAATAGGGATGATAATGCTATCTTTTTTATATTCTCCCAGATTAGTCAACAACTTTTTTATCATTTATATCCTCTTCTTTATTTATTTCCATAAAAAAAACCAACACCACTTATGCTAATGAACAAGTGCCATCAACATAAAGCATTGATTCTTAAAAATCAAGCAGGTTCAAATACATCTATATATAGTATACTAGATTCCTATTATTTTGCATCATCTTTGGCTAAAAGATCTCTAATTTCTGTTAAAAGTTCTTCTTCTGTACTAGGTGTAGCGGGTTTTGGTGGAAAAACTTTCCGCATTGCTTTTAAAAGAAGGAAAACCACAAAAGCAATAATCAAAAAATTAATCACGTCATTTAAGAAATCCCCATACTTATAAGTAGCACCAAAAATTGTCAGTTGTAGTCGACCTAAATCAGTTTTCCCCACAAACATTGAAAGCAAGGGATTAATCAAATTTTTAGTCAATGAGCTGACCAAATTGGTCATGGCTCCACCAATAATTACTCCGACAGCTAAATCGAAAATATTTCCTCTGGCAATAAAATTTTTGAATTCTTTTAACATTTTCTCTCCTCCATCCTTTTATAGTTATTTTACTATTTTTCTAAATTAGGGGCAAATATCTAATTTTTTTCAAATCTGTCACCGTATTTCCATTTATTAAGCTATAATATTTGCAAATGTGAGGTAGTTAAATGAAAAAAAATAAAATTTACACTAATTCTCGTTGCGAGCCACATCATTTGACAAGGACTAAAAATACTAAACACCATTTGTCTCTAGCGTTTTATTTACCATTAATTGCGATTTCTGTTTTAATTTTAGCGACTGGTTGCCTTTATGTCTATGGGAAGTTTTATTATAGTCGCGACTCTCAGCTTAAAGAAATGGCCAAGCAAATTACCAGTAAAAATCCTGAAGAAATCGCGCAAGTTGCAGTTGATAGTAACAAGCGTCCTTTGCCCGTTGAAGAATTAAAACCTTTAAGTGAACTTTATCTCAGTTCAGATAAAGAGCGTCTTGTCATGAAAGAAAAAGTAGAGCACGCGACCAATTCAGGTAATGTCCAAGTAATAGAAGTTGGCAAAATTCTGGGACTTTATCCGCGTTACCGAGTTTTATTAAAACCTATCCCTATGACGGTAAAAACAAATTTAAAAAATGTCACCGTTTTTGTTAATGGAGACACGATTGAATATTTTGGAAATCAAGGAAAAATCGTTCAAAACCGTTTACCTGGAAAATATACGATCAATTGTGTTGGATTAGCTGGTGGAACTAAACAGAAACTATCAAAAACTCTCTTGCTCTCCCCCGTCCCAGAAAAGAATTTAATTTCTTTTAATGTCACCACCAAGCCCAAAAATCCACTCAAGAATCGCAATCTCGTCGATCTTGAACCGAGTGAAAATATTAAGGATGAAAAAGAACCAGCGCATGAATCCAATAGTCTGATTGAACAGGTAAAAGAATGGTTTAAAAATCCAATTTAAATGCTCAGTCAAATAAAAAATTCAATTATAAATAGCTTGACAATTAAAACAGGTACCTGTATAACTTAATATATAAGGTACCTGTTTTATTTTGAGAGGAAGTAAGAAATGGAAAACAGAGATATTCAACATAAACTAATGCATCTTCAAATGTTACTAAAAAAATGGCATATGAAAAATCGTGTAGATCACGGACCTTTTGCAGATCCTATGTTTGGTCAAGGGAGAGTTTTAGCACTTTTAAAAATGCAAGAATCAATCTCAACTAGGGATCTCTCTTTTCTTCTAAATATTCGTATGCAGTCTTTAAATGAATTACTTAACAAACTTGAAAAATCTGGCTACGTTGAGAAATCTCTATCTGAAGAGGATAAAAGAGTTACAATAATTCATTTAACTAATAAAGGCCGGGACGCGGCAGAAAAAAGTCCGGAAATCGATAGTCCTTTCGATACATTGAATCCAGAGGAATTGAGCCAATTTGGCGAATATCTTGATCGAATTATTGATGAGCTAGAAGAAAAGGTTGGAAGTGATGAAGACGAACGCCTTCGACGGGAATGGATGGAAAAAGCTCGCAAAAGAATGAGCGAGCCAATGTTTGAACAAATGTCTAAAATGCATCATTATGGTCAACATAATTTCGTTCATCGACCTAACTGTAGGTTTTATATTAATAACTAAAAAAGGACTAAAGTCCTTTTTTAGTTATTTTTTCTGATTCACAACCACTCGGCTGAGAATAATTAATGCCAAGAGCCCTAATACCAATAAAACGATAAACGCATTATGTGCTCCATTAGCAGTTGAAACTGCTATATTTACCCCTTTTTGGTTCTGACTTTGAGCGATAATCGCGGCTACAATTGAAGTACCGCTTGCTCCAGCAAACTGCTGTAAAGTAGTTAAAATTGCGTTACCATCGGCTTGCTCATCTAAAGTTAGATTTTGCAATCCGCTGGTCATGATATTTCCGAATGCAAAACCGATCCCTGACATGTAAATAAAATAGATGATCAGGGTCCAAGTTAAATTCAAATTTCGACTAAAAATTGTAAATAAAATTAACGCGATAACTGAAATTGATGCACCAAATAAGATTGGCTTTCGCGCACCTAACCGATCTAAAATTTGGCCGCTAATTGGAGCTAAAACTGCTCCCATTGCCGCACCGGGCAAAACGATTAAACCCGCTACCGTTGCGCTTTGATGATTAACTAATTGAATATAATTAGGCAAAATAAAAGAAATTCCTAAACTACATAGCTGAATGAAAAAGAAACTGATAACGTGTCCAGCGTAGCGTTTATTTTTCAAAACATCCAGATTAATAATGGGAGTCGCTACTTTATTTCGATAAATTAAAAGTACTAACCCTAAAATCCCCACAATCCAAGAGCCGCCGACTTCAAGACTAAAAATACTCATACTGCCTAAATTACTAAAACCGAGAATTAAACCTCCGAAAAGCAAAATAATACTTATAATTCCCAAAATATCAACGGGAGTTTTTTTAATTTTGCTCACTTGCGTAATTGAATAACTACCCATGATTAAAGAAATGATCAAAATTGGTAGCAGTAAAACGAAAATAAATCTCCAACCTAAACCATTCACGATTAAGCCGCCGTAAGTTGGTCCAATCGCTGGTGCAATAGCAGTAATTAAAGAACCAATTCCCATCATTAAGCCAATTTTATTTGATGGTACTTGCTCCAAAATAATATTAAACATTAACGGTAGTGCCAACCCAGTCCCAATTCCTTGAATCATTCGGCCAATCAATAGTAAAGTAAAATCTTTAGCAACAGCATCAATAACTACTCCAAACATAAATAAAAGGTTGGCAGAAAGAAAAATTCCTTTTGTTGAAAAGTTTTTCTTTAAAATTGCTGATAACGGGACCACCATGGCAATAACCAAAAGACAACCTGTTGTCATCCATTGCACTGTTTGGGTATCAACTTTAAAATCTTTCATCAAAGTTGGAAAAGTAATATTCATTGCAGTCTCAACTAACACGCCACAAAATGACATGATTCCCGCAGCTACAATTGACATTATGACTTTCTTATTTAATTTTTTCTCTTGCATTAGTATTTATAATCCCCCATATAGTAATGTAAAATTTTTTCGAATATATCGATTTCATTTTTTGAAAATTTTTTCTGTAATAACTCTTGTTGATTATTCATATAATCACTGACTATTTCTACCAAATGCTCCCCTTTAGCTGTTAAAATAACTGCCTTTTGGCGGGCATCATGGCTGGCTGTTGTGCGTTTCACTAGTTCCTTTTTTTCCATTCGCTGTAAAATCAAAGTCGCTGTCGAACGTCTAATATTGAATTCTTCTTCTAAATCTCGTTGCAAAATTTCGGTTTTATTTCGAGCTAAATGATCAATTATTGACATTTGTGTTGCTGTTAAATCATACTTGCTAGCAAATTGGTCAAAATTTTTTGTTAGTTGGCGCCCTGCTATTTTCAGTAATCTTCCGGTATCATGAACCACCAAATTCACCTCCAAAAAATCGTTAGTTAACTAACGATACTTAAAGTATGATAGTTGTTTTCTGAAAAATGTCAAGATTTTCAGAAAACAAGGTTTTAGCTTTTTTGATAAATTTTGAAAAGATTAATCATCTTCATCGCCATACTGATAATTTTGCAATTGTTCAGCTTGTTTTACATCTAAATAGCAATTAAAGGCCGTTTCGTCTTTTAAAATAGCAACGAGAATTTGCTGTCCATTAAAGA of Xylocopilactobacillus apicola contains these proteins:
- a CDS encoding ABC transporter ATP-binding protein, translating into MIKKLLTNLGEYKKDSIIIPIYVTGEAAMDVITPMIMAILIDQGINKGNRQALLTNGLALVVCAALSFYFGVKSVRTSAEVAVGFARNLRHNIFARIQTFSFSNIDRFSPSSLVTRMTTDVTNIQNAYQMGIRIIVRSPLMIIFALIVTFFINPQLAQIYLWVIPFLVIGMGIVIHFAHPLFNVVFRIYDKLNNVVSENLQGIRAVKSYVREDEQEEKFNEVSKKIYQTFMKAEQIVAFNMPILQVAVYTCMLLISWFGAQFIVDGKGFTEGQLLSMFSYTMEILINLNMMSMIFVMILMSRPSVERVVEVLSEQSDIKNPANPVTKIPNSSVEFKDVSFSYQNEMNNLVLKNINLKVQPGELIGILGGTGSAKSTLVQLIARLYDVTDGEIKVGGLNVKNYDLVALRDQVGMVLQNNVLFHGTIKENLKWGNSQATDDEVISAAKIAQADGFVQEFPEKYDTMISQGGTNVSGGQKQRLTIARALLKKPKILILDDSTSAVDTKTDREIKKGLRETIPGTTTFIISQRISSIEDADRIVVLDDGEINQIGTSDELLKTNRIYQEIYQSQQKGFGQSAGK
- the mscL gene encoding large-conductance mechanosensitive channel protein MscL, with translation MLKEFKNFIARGNIFDLAVGVIIGGAMTNLVSSLTKNLINPLLSMFVGKTDLGRLQLTIFGATYKYGDFLNDVINFLIIAFVVFLLLKAMRKVFPPKPATPSTEEELLTEIRDLLAKDDAK
- a CDS encoding MarR family winged helix-turn-helix transcriptional regulator — encoded protein: MENRDIQHKLMHLQMLLKKWHMKNRVDHGPFADPMFGQGRVLALLKMQESISTRDLSFLLNIRMQSLNELLNKLEKSGYVEKSLSEEDKRVTIIHLTNKGRDAAEKSPEIDSPFDTLNPEELSQFGEYLDRIIDELEEKVGSDEDERLRREWMEKARKRMSEPMFEQMSKMHHYGQHNFVHRPNCRFYINN
- a CDS encoding MFS transporter, yielding MQEKKLNKKVIMSIVAAGIMSFCGVLVETAMNITFPTLMKDFKVDTQTVQWMTTGCLLVIAMVVPLSAILKKNFSTKGIFLSANLLFMFGVVIDAVAKDFTLLLIGRMIQGIGTGLALPLMFNIILEQVPSNKIGLMMGIGSLITAIAPAIGPTYGGLIVNGLGWRFIFVLLLPILIISLIMGSYSITQVSKIKKTPVDILGIISIILLFGGLILGFSNLGSMSIFSLEVGGSWIVGILGLVLLIYRNKVATPIINLDVLKNKRYAGHVISFFFIQLCSLGISFILPNYIQLVNHQSATVAGLIVLPGAAMGAVLAPISGQILDRLGARKPILFGASISVIALILFTIFSRNLNLTWTLIIYFIYMSGIGFAFGNIMTSGLQNLTLDEQADGNAILTTLQQFAGASGTSIVAAIIAQSQNQKGVNIAVSTANGAHNAFIVLLVLGLLALIILSRVVVNQKK
- a CDS encoding MarR family winged helix-turn-helix transcriptional regulator, which produces MVHDTGRLLKIAGRQLTKNFDQFASKYDLTATQMSIIDHLARNKTEILQRDLEEEFNIRRSTATLILQRMEKKELVKRTTASHDARQKAVILTAKGEHLVEIVSDYMNNQQELLQKKFSKNEIDIFEKILHYYMGDYKY